A section of the Pseudomonas fluorescens genome encodes:
- a CDS encoding DMT family transporter gives MQYAYPLLAIFIWAGNTVINKLAVGSIFPAEIGFYRWLLAALLFTPFMLKPVLANWALIRPNLGKIAVLGVLGMAVYQSLAYYAASLTSATNMGIILSLMPLMALTAAIISLGQRLTFGALTGAVLSFAGVAVVVSSGSLGALLQHGVNLGDAMMLVATLAYAIYSTLLKKWQLRLPPLVLLYLQVLVAVVVLFPLFLASDKVGLGPSNIGLVVYACLLASMIAPLAWMHSVKNLGPSRTTLFFNLLPLITALIAAVVLKEQLALYHLVGGVLTLGGVILSERWTTPVRRVA, from the coding sequence ATGCAATACGCTTATCCGCTGTTGGCCATTTTTATCTGGGCCGGCAATACCGTGATCAACAAACTCGCCGTGGGCTCGATTTTCCCGGCCGAGATCGGTTTTTATCGCTGGCTGCTGGCCGCCCTCCTGTTTACCCCGTTCATGCTCAAGCCGGTCCTGGCCAACTGGGCGCTGATCCGCCCCAACCTGGGCAAGATCGCCGTACTCGGCGTGCTGGGCATGGCGGTCTACCAGAGCCTGGCGTACTACGCCGCGAGCCTGACCAGCGCCACCAACATGGGGATCATCCTGTCGCTGATGCCGTTGATGGCCCTGACGGCAGCCATTATCAGCCTCGGCCAGCGCCTGACCTTCGGCGCCCTGACCGGTGCAGTGCTGTCATTTGCCGGGGTGGCGGTGGTGGTGTCGTCCGGCAGCCTCGGCGCGCTGCTGCAACACGGGGTGAACCTGGGCGATGCGATGATGCTGGTGGCCACCCTGGCCTACGCGATCTACAGCACCCTGCTGAAAAAATGGCAGCTGCGCCTGCCGCCGCTGGTGCTGCTGTATTTGCAGGTGCTGGTGGCCGTGGTGGTGCTGTTTCCGCTGTTCCTGGCCTCGGACAAGGTCGGCCTGGGCCCATCGAACATTGGCCTGGTGGTGTATGCCTGCCTGCTGGCCTCGATGATCGCGCCGCTGGCGTGGATGCATTCGGTCAAAAACCTGGGACCGAGCCGGACCACGCTGTTTTTCAATCTGCTGCCGTTGATCACCGCGTTGATCGCAGCGGTGGTGCTCAAGGAGCAGTTGGCGCTGTATCACCTGGTGGGGGGCGTGCTGACGTTGGGCGGGGTGATTTTGTCGGAGCGGTGGACTACACCGGTCAGGCGCGTCGCCTGA
- a CDS encoding AraC family transcriptional regulator, which produces MSKTYINLPDFDVLPAPVYFRYSEFAADSRASRHQHAWGSLDYSARGVMRFEVDGNRFMSPPQYAVWIPPNTQHSSYNAQAIVYRSVYLAPSLCEQLPTQPCTLTISNILKAILSDFAERDVNIPANEADVRLAQVLVDQLRQAPVHDCFLPYASSPGLLSVLEGMQADPGDNRALAQWAQQVHVSERTLARQFVRELGMSFGEWRQRLRFLAAIEALESNRSVQEVAFDLGYSTASAFIAMFQRQAGSTPEQYRRMNLRSR; this is translated from the coding sequence ATGTCCAAGACCTACATCAACCTGCCTGATTTCGACGTACTGCCGGCCCCGGTGTACTTTCGCTACTCGGAATTTGCCGCCGACAGCCGTGCCTCCCGCCATCAGCATGCCTGGGGTTCCCTGGATTACTCGGCCCGTGGCGTGATGCGCTTTGAAGTGGACGGCAACCGGTTTATGTCGCCGCCGCAGTACGCGGTGTGGATTCCGCCCAACACTCAGCACAGTTCCTACAACGCCCAGGCGATTGTCTACCGCTCGGTGTACCTGGCGCCGTCGTTGTGCGAGCAATTGCCTACGCAGCCCTGCACCCTGACCATCAGCAACATCCTCAAGGCCATCCTCAGTGATTTTGCCGAACGCGACGTGAACATCCCGGCCAACGAGGCTGACGTGCGCCTGGCCCAAGTGCTGGTGGACCAACTGCGCCAGGCGCCGGTGCATGATTGTTTCCTGCCGTATGCCAGCAGCCCCGGCCTGCTCAGCGTGCTCGAAGGCATGCAGGCAGATCCCGGGGACAACCGCGCGCTGGCGCAGTGGGCGCAGCAGGTGCATGTCAGCGAGCGCACCCTGGCCCGACAATTTGTGCGCGAACTGGGCATGAGCTTTGGCGAGTGGCGCCAGCGCCTGCGCTTTCTCGCCGCCATTGAGGCGCTGGAAAGCAATCGCAGCGTGCAGGAAGTGGCGTTTGACCTGGGCTACAGCACCGCCTCGGCGTTTATCGCGATGTTCCAACGCCAGGCCGGCAGTACCCCGGAGCAGTATCGACGAATGAACCTACGTAGCAGGTGA
- a CDS encoding PsiF family protein, translating into MKMLRVPLLMIGLLLCSQGFAATAQQNKMTTCNAEASTKTLKGDERKAFMKTCLSAPAANDAKTLTPQQQKMKDCNASAKTKALAGDARKTFMSTCLKG; encoded by the coding sequence ATGAAGATGTTGCGTGTTCCGTTGTTGATGATCGGTCTGCTGCTCTGTTCCCAAGGGTTTGCGGCCACTGCCCAGCAAAACAAAATGACCACCTGCAATGCCGAAGCCTCCACCAAGACCTTGAAGGGCGACGAACGCAAGGCCTTTATGAAAACCTGCCTCTCGGCCCCGGCCGCCAACGACGCCAAGACCCTGACCCCGCAGCAGCAAAAGATGAAGGACTGCAACGCGTCGGCGAAAACCAAGGCGCTGGCCGGCGATGCGCGTAAAACCTTTATGAGTACTTGCCTTAAAGGCTGA
- a CDS encoding AI-2E family transporter produces the protein MPTFSSRHVVLLASYIIIFGGLLLVLPLKLLPSLLAGLLVFELVNMLTPQLQRLIEGRRARWLAVALLGTVIVSVLTLIFAGAISFLLHEAENPGASLDKFMGVVDRARGQLPPFLDAYLPASAAEFRVAIGDWLSKHLSDLQLVGKDAAHMFVTLLIGMVLGAIIALQRVPDVTKRKPLAAALFDRLHLLVQAFRNIVFAQIKIAALNTLFTGIFLAVVLPLAGIHLPLTKTLIVLTFLLGLLPVIGNLMSNTLITIVALSLSIWVAVAALGYLIVIHKVEYFLNARIVGGQISAKSWELLLAMLVFEAAFGLPGVVAGPIYYAYLKSELKLGGMV, from the coding sequence ATGCCAACGTTTTCTTCGCGTCATGTGGTGTTGCTGGCCAGCTACATCATCATTTTCGGCGGTTTGTTACTGGTCCTGCCGTTAAAACTGCTGCCCAGCCTGTTGGCCGGCCTGTTGGTTTTCGAACTGGTCAACATGCTCACCCCGCAACTGCAGCGTCTGATCGAAGGCCGGCGTGCCCGCTGGCTGGCGGTGGCGTTGCTCGGCACAGTGATTGTCAGCGTGCTGACCCTGATCTTCGCCGGCGCCATCAGCTTCCTGCTGCACGAAGCGGAAAATCCCGGGGCCTCCCTGGACAAATTCATGGGGGTGGTCGACCGCGCCCGCGGCCAACTGCCACCGTTCCTTGACGCCTACCTGCCGGCCAGCGCCGCCGAATTTCGCGTGGCCATCGGCGATTGGCTGAGCAAGCACCTGAGCGATCTGCAACTGGTCGGCAAAGACGCTGCCCACATGTTCGTGACCTTGCTGATCGGCATGGTCCTGGGTGCCATCATCGCCCTGCAACGAGTCCCCGACGTGACCAAGCGCAAGCCTCTGGCTGCCGCACTGTTCGATCGCCTGCACCTGTTGGTCCAGGCCTTTCGCAATATTGTCTTCGCGCAAATCAAAATCGCAGCGCTCAACACCCTCTTTACCGGGATCTTCCTCGCGGTGGTGCTACCGCTGGCGGGGATCCACCTGCCGCTGACCAAGACCCTGATCGTCCTCACCTTCCTGCTGGGCTTGCTGCCGGTGATCGGCAACCTGATGTCCAACACCCTGATCACCATCGTCGCCCTGTCGTTGTCGATCTGGGTAGCGGTGGCGGCACTGGGTTACCTGATTGTGATCCACAAGGTCGAGTACTTCCTCAATGCACGCATTGTCGGTGGGCAGATCAGCGCCAAGTCCTGGGAGCTGCTGCTGGCGATGCTGGTGTTTGAAGCCGCATTCGGCCTGCCGGGGGTGGTGGCGGGGCCGATCTACTATGCGTATTTGAAGAGTGAGTTGAAGCTGGGCGGGATGGTCTGA
- a CDS encoding Hsp70 family protein, giving the protein MNNPSPARACGIDFGTSNSTVGWIRPGMETLIALEDDKITLPSVVFFNFEERRPVYGRLALHEYLEGYEGRLMRSLKSLLGSKLIKHDTSVLGTAMPFKDLLGLFIGQLKHRAEATASREFEEVVLGRPVFFVDDDPMADKEAEDTLVDVARKLGFKEVSFQYEPIAAAFDYESTIEKEELVLIVDIGGGTSDFSLVRLSPERRKHDNRHDDILATGGVHIGGTDFDKQLSLAGMMPLFGYGSRMKSGAYMPTSHHMNLATWHTINSVYSQKSQIALGSMRYDIEDTGGIDRLFKLIEQRAGHWLAMEVEETKIQLTHDDNRHVLLDRVEAGLSVELSRALFESSIDNLLERVRNSVTHLLDDASVDVAQVDTVFFTGGSSGIPALRQSIAAMLPNARHVEGNIFGSIGSGLAIEASKRYGY; this is encoded by the coding sequence ATGAACAACCCATCCCCAGCCCGTGCCTGCGGCATTGACTTCGGCACGTCCAACTCCACTGTCGGCTGGATCCGCCCCGGCATGGAAACGCTTATCGCGCTGGAGGACGACAAGATCACCCTGCCCTCGGTGGTGTTCTTCAACTTCGAAGAGCGCCGCCCGGTCTACGGCCGCCTGGCGTTGCACGAGTACCTGGAAGGCTACGAAGGCCGCCTGATGCGTTCGCTCAAGAGCCTGTTGGGCTCCAAGCTGATCAAGCACGACACCAGCGTGCTGGGTACGGCCATGCCCTTCAAGGACCTGTTGGGCCTGTTTATCGGCCAACTCAAGCACCGCGCCGAAGCCACCGCCAGCCGTGAGTTCGAAGAAGTGGTACTGGGCCGCCCGGTCTTTTTCGTCGACGACGACCCAATGGCCGACAAAGAGGCCGAAGACACCCTGGTGGACGTGGCCCGCAAGCTGGGCTTCAAGGAAGTCTCGTTCCAGTACGAACCGATTGCCGCGGCCTTCGACTACGAGTCCACCATCGAAAAAGAAGAGCTGGTGCTGATTGTCGACATCGGTGGTGGTACGTCCGATTTCTCCCTGGTGCGCCTGTCGCCGGAACGGCGCAAGCATGACAACCGTCATGACGACATCCTCGCCACCGGCGGCGTGCACATCGGCGGTACCGACTTCGACAAACAGCTCTCGCTGGCCGGCATGATGCCGCTGTTCGGCTACGGCAGCCGCATGAAAAGCGGCGCCTACATGCCCACCAGCCACCACATGAACCTGGCCACCTGGCACACCATCAACTCGGTGTACTCGCAAAAATCCCAGATTGCGCTGGGCAGCATGCGCTACGACATCGAAGACACCGGTGGCATCGACCGCCTGTTCAAGTTGATCGAGCAACGCGCCGGCCACTGGCTGGCGATGGAAGTGGAAGAGACCAAGATCCAACTCACCCACGACGACAACCGCCATGTGCTGCTGGACCGGGTAGAAGCAGGCCTGAGCGTAGAACTGAGCCGCGCCCTGTTCGAATCCTCCATCGACAACCTGCTGGAGCGGGTGCGCAACAGCGTGACCCACCTGCTGGACGATGCCTCGGTGGACGTGGCCCAGGTCGATACGGTGTTCTTCACCGGCGGTTCCAGCGGCATCCCGGCCCTGCGCCAGAGCATTGCGGCGATGCTGCCCAATGCCCGGCATGTCGAAGGCAACATCTTCGGCAGCATCGGCAGCGGGCTGGCGATCGAGGCCAGCAAGCGTTACGGCTACTGA
- a CDS encoding DnaJ C-terminal domain-containing protein has product MDFKDYYKILGVEPTADDKQIKAAYRKLARKYHPDVSKEKDAEAKFKDASEAYEALKSADKRAEYDELRRYGQHGQPFQGPPGWQSRGGFDGGQDTGDFSDFFSSIFGSRGNGFGGAQGRSPGRRGQDVEMELPVFLEETLSTESKAISFQVPQYNAAGQHVSNTTKSLNVKIPAGVADGERIRLKGQGAPGVGGGANGDLYLIIRFAPHPKFEVEGENLVITLPLAPWELALGAEVAVPTLTGKINLKVPAGSQNGQRMRAKGHGLLNKAGQRGYLYVQLKAVMPKSADEEVKALWQELARKAAFNPREQF; this is encoded by the coding sequence ATGGATTTCAAAGACTATTACAAGATTCTTGGTGTCGAGCCGACGGCCGATGACAAGCAGATCAAGGCCGCTTATCGCAAGCTGGCCCGTAAGTATCATCCCGACGTCAGCAAGGAAAAGGACGCGGAAGCCAAGTTCAAGGATGCTTCGGAAGCGTATGAGGCGTTGAAAAGCGCCGACAAGCGCGCCGAATACGACGAATTGCGCCGCTATGGCCAGCACGGTCAGCCCTTCCAGGGGCCGCCAGGCTGGCAGAGCCGTGGCGGGTTTGACGGTGGCCAGGATACTGGCGACTTTTCGGACTTCTTCAGTTCGATCTTCGGCTCCCGTGGCAATGGTTTTGGTGGCGCTCAAGGGCGCAGCCCAGGCCGTCGCGGCCAGGATGTGGAGATGGAGCTGCCGGTGTTCCTCGAAGAGACGCTGTCCACCGAGTCCAAGGCGATCAGCTTCCAGGTACCGCAATACAATGCGGCAGGCCAGCACGTGAGCAACACCACCAAGAGCCTGAATGTGAAGATCCCGGCCGGTGTGGCCGATGGTGAACGGATCCGCCTCAAGGGCCAGGGCGCACCGGGGGTTGGCGGTGGCGCCAATGGCGACCTGTACCTGATCATCCGTTTTGCCCCCCATCCGAAGTTCGAGGTGGAAGGCGAAAACCTGGTGATTACCTTGCCACTGGCGCCGTGGGAATTGGCGCTCGGTGCGGAAGTGGCGGTGCCGACCCTCACGGGCAAGATCAACCTCAAGGTGCCGGCCGGCAGCCAGAATGGCCAGCGCATGCGCGCCAAGGGCCATGGCTTGCTGAACAAGGCCGGGCAGCGCGGTTACTTGTATGTGCAGCTCAAGGCGGTGATGCCAAAAAGCGCGGATGAGGAGGTCAAGGCGTTGTGGCAGGAGCTGGCGCGCAAGGCTGCGTTCAACCCGCGCGAGCAGTTCTGA
- a CDS encoding dermonecrotic toxin domain-containing protein — protein sequence MPNTPSPVSPSLSAVASGYRGVHYDLLKNRVPSWFMQAPKARQEELASHSLQLPAWYRRASPGARLALAAAHTQYREAQNSLEDTLGRIDDVLDFAEPLLKAAIQKRFNLTLDVRQVYFARKYAPKKGRDDFGGFLVFEQSTDSQLNYRYRAVTLLEAALANFDPDEEQRSSCSDCQVITRFSAFDRELIPGFEDLEAQALPILPHEFAQLCRSLDLGARYQEHLKSVLEPQDQARRKALEDQWQAHRRQQFVLSMEVASLQLQLHPGGGSRIKHGISADARKMLEQLLIDPHKATLDGRPVTFAAPTIFGSVLVGPLLIGPDRPGSRRTERLVVYIPNDPQQPLKEYPSGDEFMADLRVRLHSLAYRRFFSQFVPLQEQGRFFQQFNTLYQPEGSTEATTDFALKASPATLVIGEFAITGNLWRELHQAHISKLLADARAVAVTTDDEDREARIRRLEGFLDAVINVFNMAAFVVPGLGPIMLAVGAAQMMSDVFSGIEAYEQDEIREMWRCFSSVALNTAFIATGATVLPQIQWSGHVEGLKRVTLPNGQHALWRPRLDGYELPDSRLRLRPMSEACLGITGNSRCIWRAGTIASSSSPVAIITASSIRHSPMLTSRRYAATAKRPGCMRPISPASGRGQC from the coding sequence ATGCCAAATACTCCTTCGCCCGTTTCTCCTTCGCTCAGTGCTGTCGCCTCTGGCTATCGGGGGGTGCATTACGACCTCCTGAAAAACCGTGTGCCCTCCTGGTTCATGCAGGCGCCCAAGGCGCGCCAGGAGGAACTGGCCAGCCATTCACTGCAATTGCCCGCTTGGTACCGTAGGGCAAGCCCCGGGGCCCGGCTTGCCCTGGCCGCCGCTCACACACAGTACCGCGAAGCCCAGAACAGCCTTGAAGACACTCTCGGGCGCATTGACGATGTGCTCGATTTTGCCGAGCCGCTGCTTAAGGCGGCGATCCAGAAACGCTTTAACCTGACCCTGGACGTCAGGCAGGTTTACTTCGCTCGTAAGTACGCGCCTAAAAAAGGGCGGGATGACTTCGGCGGCTTTTTGGTCTTCGAGCAGTCCACCGATTCGCAGCTCAATTACCGCTATCGTGCGGTGACACTGCTGGAGGCTGCGCTGGCCAATTTCGACCCCGACGAAGAGCAGCGATCCAGTTGCAGCGATTGCCAGGTGATCACCCGTTTTTCGGCGTTTGATCGCGAGCTGATTCCCGGATTTGAAGACCTTGAGGCTCAGGCGCTGCCAATTTTGCCCCACGAGTTTGCCCAGTTGTGTCGTTCTCTGGACCTGGGCGCGCGGTATCAGGAACATCTCAAAAGTGTGCTTGAGCCACAGGATCAAGCCAGGCGCAAGGCGTTGGAGGACCAATGGCAGGCCCATCGACGCCAGCAGTTCGTACTGAGTATGGAGGTCGCCAGCCTGCAACTGCAGCTTCATCCTGGAGGTGGTAGTCGAATCAAACACGGTATCAGTGCCGACGCTCGGAAAATGCTTGAGCAACTGCTGATCGACCCACACAAGGCTACCCTGGACGGCCGGCCGGTCACGTTTGCCGCCCCCACGATTTTCGGCTCTGTGCTGGTAGGGCCCTTGTTGATCGGGCCGGATCGCCCGGGCAGCCGTCGTACCGAGCGGTTGGTGGTGTATATCCCCAACGATCCGCAGCAGCCGCTCAAGGAATACCCCTCTGGCGACGAGTTCATGGCCGATTTAAGGGTTCGCTTGCACAGCCTCGCCTATCGGCGTTTCTTCAGTCAGTTTGTGCCCTTGCAGGAACAGGGGAGGTTCTTTCAGCAATTCAATACGTTGTACCAGCCGGAGGGCTCTACCGAGGCCACGACGGATTTTGCGCTAAAGGCCTCGCCAGCCACGTTGGTTATCGGCGAGTTTGCGATTACCGGCAACCTGTGGCGCGAGTTGCATCAGGCGCATATAAGCAAGTTGCTCGCCGATGCCAGGGCCGTTGCCGTTACGACCGATGACGAGGATCGGGAGGCTCGGATCAGGCGGCTGGAAGGTTTTCTCGATGCCGTGATCAACGTGTTCAACATGGCCGCGTTTGTGGTGCCGGGACTGGGACCGATCATGCTGGCAGTGGGGGCGGCACAGATGATGTCCGACGTGTTCAGCGGGATTGAGGCTTATGAGCAGGATGAGATCAGAGAGATGTGGCGCTGTTTCTCGTCGGTGGCGCTCAACACGGCCTTTATCGCCACGGGCGCTACCGTATTGCCCCAGATTCAATGGTCGGGCCATGTCGAAGGCCTGAAACGGGTGACATTACCCAATGGCCAGCACGCATTGTGGCGCCCGCGCCTGGATGGGTACGAGCTGCCTGACTCCCGCCTCAGGCTCAGGCCGATGAGCGAGGCGTGTCTCGGCATAACGGGCAACTCACGCTGCATCTGGAGGGCAGGCACTATCGCATCGTCGAGCAGCCCAGTGGCGATCATTACCGCATCCAGCATCCGACACAGCCCGATGCTTACCAGCCGGCGTTACGCAGCAACGGCCAAGAGGCCTGGTTGCATGAGGCCGATCAGCCCGGCCAGTGGACGGGGGCAGTGTTGA
- a CDS encoding NEL domain-containing protein, with translation MAGLTQQQWLEKSKLWDALEEVEGSEPFFNELRKLSESSDAGTTAYKADLTAKVWRMIEAMHDDSVLRETLFQMALAPTTCVDAGAQLFNAMGAEVLVHQANAIPSAALKKIELLDLAKGRSRLEELGRIAHARVAELLKQGRNFPQSDAEGDPIQQVDAQGNRVRSIDEVEIYLAYATRLAERLDLPWQSRSMMFREPDVTDRMLEQAYLRVRALEEGDQLRNLIVEQPFWAEYVQTLNSNDFKVLENKGDALTSLLAAQQEWAADGNLSAQQKQVLRETIDACARTLGKSAQNVTPGTVMSDEEYFSEMESLGDQRKNLLCSLTDQIMGRVPAREGLQT, from the coding sequence ATGGCTGGTTTGACGCAGCAGCAATGGCTGGAAAAATCCAAGCTGTGGGATGCGCTCGAGGAGGTTGAGGGGAGCGAGCCGTTTTTCAATGAGCTGCGCAAGCTGAGCGAGTCATCCGATGCCGGGACAACGGCCTACAAGGCCGACTTGACCGCCAAGGTCTGGCGCATGATCGAAGCGATGCACGATGACAGCGTATTGCGTGAAACATTGTTCCAGATGGCTTTAGCGCCAACGACATGCGTCGATGCCGGTGCGCAGTTGTTCAACGCCATGGGGGCGGAGGTGTTGGTGCATCAAGCCAATGCGATTCCCAGCGCTGCATTAAAGAAAATCGAGCTTCTGGACCTGGCCAAAGGTCGCTCCAGACTTGAGGAGTTAGGTCGGATCGCCCATGCGCGAGTCGCCGAACTGCTCAAACAGGGGCGCAATTTTCCTCAGTCGGACGCAGAAGGCGATCCCATCCAGCAGGTTGATGCACAGGGCAATAGGGTACGCAGTATCGACGAGGTAGAAATCTATCTGGCCTACGCCACCCGGCTGGCCGAACGCCTGGATTTACCGTGGCAATCCAGAAGCATGATGTTCAGGGAGCCAGACGTCACGGACAGAATGTTGGAGCAAGCCTATCTGCGTGTACGGGCTTTGGAGGAGGGAGATCAGTTGCGGAACTTGATCGTGGAGCAACCTTTCTGGGCCGAGTATGTGCAGACGCTCAACAGCAATGATTTCAAGGTGCTGGAGAACAAGGGCGACGCGCTGACCAGCTTGCTTGCCGCCCAGCAGGAGTGGGCGGCAGACGGGAATCTGTCGGCCCAGCAAAAGCAGGTCCTGCGTGAGACCATCGATGCCTGCGCGCGCACCCTGGGCAAGTCTGCGCAAAACGTCACCCCTGGTACGGTGATGAGTGACGAGGAGTATTTTTCCGAGATGGAAAGCCTGGGGGACCAGCGCAAGAACCTGCTGTGCAGCCTCACGGATCAGATCATGGGCCGTGTTCCGGCTCGCGAAGGGCTGCAGACTTGA
- the ureC gene encoding urease subunit alpha, whose amino-acid sequence MKISRQAYADMFGPTVGDKVRLADTELWIEVEQDFTTYGEEVKFGGGKVIRDGQGQSQLLAAEVVDTVITNALIIDHWGIVKADVGLKNGRIAGIGKAGNPDIQPGVTLAIGASTEVIAGEGMILTAGGIDTHVHFICPQQIEEALTSGVTTMIGGGTGPATGTNATTCTSGPWHLARMLQAADAFPMNLGFTGKGNASLPEPLIEQVKAGAIGLKLHEDWGTTPASIDNCLSVADEYDVQVAIHSDTLNESGFVETTLAALKGRTIHTYHTEGAGGGHAPDIIKACGFPNVLPSSTNPTRPFTRNTIDEHLDMLMVCHHLDPSIAEDVAFAESRIRRETIAAEDILHDLGAFSMISSDSQAMGRVGEVIMRTWQTADKMKKQRGPLPGDGAGNDNFRAKRYIAKYTINPAITHGISHEVGSIEVGKWADLVLWRPAFFGIKPTLILKGGAIAASLMGDINGSIPTPQPVHYRPMFASFGSALHATSLTFISQAALAQGLPQALGLKKQIGVVKGCRTVQKTDLIHNDYLPDIEVDPQTYQVKADGVLLWCEPAEVLPMAQRYFLF is encoded by the coding sequence ATGAAAATCAGCCGCCAAGCCTACGCCGACATGTTCGGCCCCACCGTCGGTGACAAGGTCCGCCTGGCCGACACCGAGCTGTGGATCGAAGTCGAACAGGACTTCACCACCTACGGCGAAGAAGTGAAATTCGGCGGCGGCAAGGTCATCCGTGACGGCCAGGGCCAGAGCCAGTTGCTGGCCGCCGAAGTGGTCGACACAGTCATCACCAACGCACTGATCATTGATCACTGGGGCATCGTCAAGGCCGATGTCGGCTTGAAAAATGGCCGTATCGCCGGGATCGGCAAGGCCGGCAACCCGGATATCCAGCCCGGCGTGACCCTGGCCATCGGCGCCAGCACCGAAGTGATTGCCGGCGAAGGCATGATCCTGACCGCCGGTGGCATCGACACCCATGTGCATTTCATCTGCCCGCAGCAGATCGAAGAGGCACTGACCAGTGGCGTGACCACCATGATCGGCGGCGGCACCGGCCCGGCTACCGGCACCAACGCCACCACCTGCACCTCCGGCCCGTGGCACCTGGCGCGCATGCTGCAAGCGGCGGACGCGTTCCCGATGAACTTAGGTTTTACCGGCAAGGGCAACGCCAGCCTGCCAGAGCCCTTGATCGAACAGGTCAAGGCCGGCGCCATCGGCTTGAAGCTGCATGAGGACTGGGGCACCACCCCGGCCAGTATCGACAACTGCCTGAGCGTGGCCGACGAATACGACGTGCAAGTGGCGATCCACAGCGACACCCTCAATGAGTCAGGTTTTGTCGAAACCACCCTCGCCGCGCTCAAGGGCCGCACCATCCATACCTATCACACCGAAGGTGCCGGCGGCGGGCATGCGCCGGATATCATCAAGGCCTGCGGTTTCCCCAACGTGCTGCCCAGCTCCACCAACCCGACCCGACCGTTCACCCGCAATACCATCGACGAGCACCTGGACATGTTGATGGTCTGCCACCACCTCGACCCGAGCATTGCCGAGGACGTGGCCTTCGCCGAAAGCCGCATCCGCCGCGAGACCATCGCCGCCGAAGATATCCTGCACGACCTGGGCGCGTTCTCGATGATCAGCTCCGACAGCCAGGCCATGGGCCGTGTCGGCGAGGTGATCATGCGCACCTGGCAAACTGCCGACAAGATGAAAAAGCAACGCGGGCCCCTGCCCGGCGATGGCGCAGGCAACGATAACTTTCGCGCCAAGCGCTACATCGCCAAGTACACCATCAACCCGGCGATCACCCATGGCATCAGCCATGAAGTGGGCTCCATCGAAGTCGGCAAATGGGCCGACCTGGTGTTGTGGCGCCCGGCATTCTTCGGTATCAAGCCCACGCTGATTCTCAAGGGCGGGGCGATTGCCGCAAGCCTGATGGGCGATATCAACGGCTCGATTCCCACGCCGCAGCCGGTGCACTACCGGCCGATGTTCGCCAGCTTCGGCAGCGCGTTGCACGCCACCAGCCTGACGTTTATCAGCCAGGCGGCGCTGGCCCAGGGCCTGCCGCAGGCGCTGGGCCTGAAAAAACAGATCGGCGTGGTCAAGGGCTGTCGGACCGTGCAGAAAACCGACCTGATCCACAACGACTACCTGCCGGACATCGAAGTCGATCCGCAGACTTACCAGGTCAAGGCCGATGGGGTGCTGCTGTGGTGCGAGCCGGCCGAGGTATTGCCTATGGCCCAACGCTATTTCCTGTTTTGA
- a CDS encoding urease subunit beta: MIPGQYQIQPGDIELNVGRRTLSLSVANSGDRPIQVGSHYHFFETNDALTFDRALSRGMRLNIPAGTAVRFEPGQSREVELVELAGLRRVFGFAGKIMGDL, encoded by the coding sequence ATGATTCCTGGCCAATATCAGATCCAGCCTGGCGACATCGAACTGAACGTGGGCCGGCGCACGCTGAGCCTGAGCGTGGCCAACAGCGGCGACCGGCCGATCCAGGTCGGTTCCCACTACCACTTTTTTGAAACCAACGACGCGCTGACCTTCGATCGCGCCCTCAGCCGCGGCATGCGCCTGAATATTCCAGCGGGCACGGCGGTGCGGTTTGAGCCGGGGCAGAGCCGTGAGGTGGAGTTGGTGGAGCTGGCAGGGTTGCGCCGGGTGTTCGGGTTTGCCGGGAAGATCATGGGTGATCTTTAG
- a CDS encoding GNAT family N-acetyltransferase, with amino-acid sequence MSAAQLRRVNAESFAHYRQGLIELLLDAVKHGASVGFMADLDAAQARRYFDGVQAGVEDASLLLWVVVRDEQVLASVQLALCQKANGLNRAEVQKLLVLNAARRHGLGQQLMSALELCARQHKRGLLYLDTEAGSPAEAFYQALRYTKIGELPDYCQSPDGRYSPTAIYYKTLGQPA; translated from the coding sequence ATGAGCGCTGCCCAACTGCGTCGAGTGAATGCCGAAAGTTTTGCCCATTACCGCCAGGGCTTGATTGAGCTGTTGCTGGATGCCGTGAAGCACGGCGCTTCGGTAGGCTTCATGGCCGACCTTGACGCGGCCCAGGCACGTCGCTACTTCGACGGTGTACAGGCCGGCGTCGAGGATGCCAGCCTCCTGCTGTGGGTGGTGGTGCGCGATGAACAGGTACTGGCCAGCGTGCAACTGGCGCTGTGCCAGAAAGCCAACGGCCTCAACCGTGCCGAAGTGCAGAAGCTGCTGGTGCTCAATGCCGCCCGGCGCCACGGCCTCGGCCAGCAATTGATGAGCGCCCTGGAACTGTGCGCGCGCCAGCACAAGCGCGGCCTGCTGTACCTGGACACCGAAGCCGGCTCACCCGCCGAAGCCTTCTACCAGGCCTTGCGCTACACCAAGATCGGCGAACTGCCGGACTACTGCCAAAGCCCGGACGGGCGCTACAGCCCGACCGCCATCTACTACAAGACCCTGGGGCAACCTGCATGA